In one Janibacter cremeus genomic region, the following are encoded:
- a CDS encoding acetoacetate--CoA ligase: protein MERTLLWRPSPERIADSQIRRYQAWLAQTAGVETGDYADLHAWSVAHVDEFWQSIWDFFGVVGDRGDGPVRCGEDIQSTRWFPGAQVNFAQNLLRWSQERPDEEAIVGLHETGPRESVTWAELTGRVGALAAHLRAVGVQPGDRVCAVLPSSPETVVAMLATATVGATWSVVNTDFGVQGISDRFKQIEPRVLLTTDSIEFGGQHRDQLALLPAILQALPSVEHHVLIDTRDGVAPDSLRVPSTRISEILAEPIEPEFEPVEFSHPLWVLYSSGTTGRPKGIVHSHGGIVLTSLKDNALQYDLTPGSRCYYAVSTTWVVWNLLVQSMFVGVTIITYDGAPTHGSPARQLQICAEEDVEFFGTGAAILSAIERAGISPKELWNFDSLRSILSTGSPLPDSTWRWFYEHVAGDVRLGSDSGGTEIASGILGSNPLDSVYLGELMAPYLGVDARTVDTKGESVTGEVGELVMTLALPSMPIAFWNDPGGRRYKEAYFDAFDGLWRQGDWATRNAEGGWMIHGRSDATINRGGIRMGSADITSIVNTVVGVADSMVLGAELDGGEYYMPLFVVPEAGVDVDAALRDRIVATIREQVSPRYVPDEILAAPSIPRTRTGKILEVPIKRVFQGSDPDAVNRTAAADVASLEWYIEQATRFAQNRRSLV, encoded by the coding sequence ATGGAACGCACGCTTCTCTGGCGACCGTCCCCCGAACGGATCGCCGACTCGCAGATCCGCCGCTACCAGGCCTGGCTCGCACAGACGGCCGGCGTCGAGACCGGCGACTACGCCGACCTACACGCGTGGAGCGTGGCTCACGTCGACGAGTTCTGGCAGTCGATCTGGGACTTCTTCGGAGTGGTCGGTGACCGCGGGGACGGACCGGTGCGTTGCGGCGAGGACATTCAAAGCACACGGTGGTTCCCCGGCGCGCAGGTCAACTTCGCGCAGAACCTGCTGCGCTGGTCACAGGAGCGGCCGGATGAGGAAGCAATCGTCGGGCTGCACGAGACCGGGCCGCGTGAGTCGGTGACCTGGGCCGAGCTGACCGGTCGGGTTGGCGCCCTCGCTGCTCACCTGCGGGCGGTCGGAGTGCAGCCCGGCGATCGGGTGTGCGCGGTCCTGCCCAGCTCGCCGGAGACGGTGGTCGCCATGCTCGCCACTGCGACCGTGGGTGCCACCTGGTCGGTGGTCAACACCGACTTCGGGGTGCAGGGGATCAGCGACCGCTTCAAGCAGATCGAGCCGCGGGTGCTGTTGACGACCGACTCCATCGAGTTCGGCGGGCAGCACAGAGATCAACTGGCGCTGCTTCCCGCGATCCTGCAGGCGCTGCCGAGCGTGGAGCACCACGTGCTGATCGACACACGTGATGGGGTGGCGCCGGATAGCCTCCGGGTGCCGAGCACACGCATATCGGAGATTCTCGCGGAGCCAATCGAGCCGGAGTTCGAGCCGGTCGAGTTCTCCCACCCCCTGTGGGTGCTCTACTCGTCGGGCACGACCGGCCGGCCGAAGGGGATCGTCCACTCCCACGGCGGGATCGTTCTCACAAGCCTCAAGGACAACGCGCTCCAGTACGACCTCACTCCCGGATCGCGCTGCTACTACGCAGTGTCGACTACGTGGGTGGTGTGGAACCTGCTCGTACAGTCGATGTTCGTCGGCGTCACGATCATCACCTACGACGGCGCACCGACCCACGGGTCGCCGGCACGACAGTTGCAGATCTGCGCTGAGGAGGACGTCGAGTTCTTCGGGACAGGCGCGGCGATCCTGTCGGCGATCGAGCGGGCAGGTATCTCGCCGAAGGAGTTGTGGAATTTCGACAGCCTCCGCTCGATCCTTTCGACCGGGTCGCCCCTGCCGGACTCGACCTGGCGATGGTTCTACGAGCACGTTGCCGGGGACGTGCGGCTGGGTTCGGACTCCGGGGGCACGGAAATCGCCTCCGGCATCCTCGGATCAAACCCGCTGGATTCCGTGTACCTCGGTGAGCTGATGGCACCGTATTTGGGCGTCGATGCGCGGACCGTCGATACGAAGGGGGAGAGCGTCACCGGCGAGGTCGGTGAGTTGGTGATGACCTTGGCGCTGCCATCGATGCCGATCGCGTTCTGGAACGACCCGGGCGGGAGGCGATACAAGGAAGCGTACTTCGACGCGTTCGACGGGCTGTGGCGGCAGGGCGACTGGGCGACACGCAACGCGGAGGGCGGCTGGATGATCCACGGACGCTCAGACGCGACGATCAACCGCGGCGGCATCCGGATGGGGTCAGCCGACATCACCAGCATCGTGAACACCGTTGTGGGAGTGGCTGACTCGATGGTCCTCGGCGCAGAGCTCGACGGCGGCGAGTACTACATGCCGCTTTTCGTCGTCCCGGAGGCGGGCGTCGACGTGGACGCGGCCCTCCGAGATCGCATTGTTGCGACGATCCGTGAACAAGTCTCCCCACGCTACGTCCCCGACGAGATCCTTGCCGCGCCGTCAATTCCGCGCACGCGTACCGGAAAGATCCTCGAGGTTCCGATCAAGCGGGTCTTCCAAGGTAGCGACCCAGACGCGGTCAACCGCACAGCGGCCGCGGACGTCGCTTCGCTCGAGTGGTACATCGAGCAGGCGACGCGCTTTGCGCAGAACAGACGGAGTCTCGTCTGA
- the dctP gene encoding TRAP transporter substrate-binding protein DctP, which produces MLTALTLALGMTTAACGSGGGAGGDDTQTLRFATGFTSQNGWWVGTYKPWMDRVEELSEGAVEFEAFNGGELVAAGDELEALNQGIADIGSVAPPYLPDQFTAGEVTMLPLAESDVRIASKAYKALLESDEKIIDGKTYYESQFEENGLKAFPVPTTAEYTISTTGKEFNSVSAVKGLNIRASSRTHEILAESMGINPVAIPNAEAYDALNRGTLDGNFSSVADWSGYGFQDLFKYTLKGINFGHFNGTMAMTEETWNGLDPEVQEAMEQANEELYLDPGAQEWVDRADKMVKVNRESGGEFVEFDTLNPQVQELFLDGVDKTWNNYIAQLDGKGLDGEAVVSHWRDLLVEAGGEVPESAKDLN; this is translated from the coding sequence ATGCTTACCGCCCTCACCCTCGCACTAGGGATGACCACCGCCGCATGCGGCAGCGGTGGTGGTGCCGGTGGCGACGACACACAGACGCTGCGCTTTGCCACCGGATTCACTTCACAGAATGGCTGGTGGGTCGGGACCTACAAGCCGTGGATGGATCGTGTGGAAGAGCTGAGCGAGGGTGCTGTCGAATTCGAAGCGTTTAATGGCGGCGAGTTGGTCGCGGCTGGTGACGAGCTCGAGGCACTCAATCAAGGCATCGCTGACATCGGTAGTGTCGCGCCGCCGTACCTGCCCGACCAGTTCACCGCTGGCGAGGTCACAATGCTGCCCCTTGCCGAATCGGATGTGCGGATCGCCTCTAAGGCATACAAGGCTCTTCTGGAGAGCGATGAGAAAATCATCGACGGGAAGACGTACTACGAGTCGCAGTTCGAGGAAAACGGGCTCAAGGCGTTCCCCGTGCCCACGACTGCTGAGTACACGATTTCAACTACGGGGAAGGAATTCAATTCCGTATCGGCGGTGAAGGGTCTCAATATCCGCGCATCATCGCGAACACATGAGATCTTGGCTGAATCGATGGGGATCAACCCCGTGGCCATCCCAAATGCAGAGGCGTACGACGCCCTCAACAGAGGCACGCTTGATGGGAACTTCTCGAGCGTCGCTGATTGGTCGGGTTACGGCTTCCAGGACCTCTTCAAGTACACCCTGAAGGGGATCAATTTTGGGCACTTCAACGGCACCATGGCAATGACGGAGGAGACCTGGAACGGTCTTGACCCCGAAGTTCAGGAAGCCATGGAGCAGGCTAATGAGGAGCTGTACCTGGATCCCGGGGCGCAAGAGTGGGTGGATCGCGCGGACAAGATGGTCAAGGTCAATCGGGAGTCCGGCGGAGAGTTTGTTGAATTCGACACGCTGAATCCGCAGGTGCAGGAGCTCTTCCTCGATGGCGTGGATAAGACTTGGAACAACTACATCGCGCAGCTCGACGGCAAGGGACTGGATGGCGAGGCCGTGGTGAGCCATTGGCGCGACCTGCTCGTTGAAGCCGGTGGCGAGGTGCCGGAGAGCGCCAAGGATCTCAACTGA
- a CDS encoding TRAP transporter large permease, producing the protein MSSTLVIAVIVVLFAVLLLAGGYIHTVLLVAGIGGVLLLSGTDILGGLLGPLPFSRTASYTLTTIPLFVLMAQFVLQADIVKDLFYVVNRVSKNRNGVLGSLTLVAGAMLGAVSGSGVAAAASLGQVAVPELEKSGFKRAHAGAVAAAAGSLSGIVPPSIILILFGVATETPIGDLFIGAVIPAAAVTLVFILVMMFYLRRDHAKAELANWPAAPVESIGVPRLIVSMSVMGVIVFVVLGGIYAGMVTATEAGAIGAFSALLAAIVLGQFSLRFLRDSFLETVKITSMVMLILIGAQIFGKFVTLSLLPRRLIDLLGPLVDNPVAMIAILSAVFFILFMFIEGAAVILMTIPVILPIINAMNMDLLWFGVFVAMICTVGLITPPVGLSVYAVSGASGVSSGGIFKYATGFAVLAVLIVAAMMTIFPQMATWLPSVAA; encoded by the coding sequence GTGTCTAGCACTCTAGTTATCGCGGTCATCGTCGTTCTGTTCGCCGTGCTCCTCTTGGCCGGCGGCTATATCCATACTGTTCTGTTGGTGGCAGGTATCGGTGGCGTATTGCTTCTGTCAGGCACCGACATCTTGGGCGGTCTGTTGGGGCCACTACCCTTCTCGCGGACGGCCTCGTACACGCTCACCACCATTCCACTCTTCGTCTTGATGGCGCAGTTTGTCCTACAGGCAGACATAGTCAAGGACCTCTTCTATGTGGTCAACCGGGTCTCGAAAAATCGCAACGGAGTGCTCGGGTCTTTGACCCTAGTGGCAGGGGCGATGCTCGGCGCCGTCTCAGGCTCAGGTGTGGCGGCTGCCGCATCTCTCGGTCAGGTGGCAGTGCCGGAGTTGGAGAAGAGTGGCTTCAAGCGAGCTCACGCTGGTGCGGTGGCGGCGGCCGCCGGCTCATTATCGGGAATCGTTCCGCCAAGCATCATTTTGATACTTTTTGGTGTTGCGACCGAGACGCCCATCGGCGATCTCTTCATCGGGGCGGTCATCCCCGCAGCCGCGGTGACCCTGGTGTTCATCTTGGTCATGATGTTCTACCTTCGACGGGACCATGCGAAGGCTGAGCTGGCGAACTGGCCAGCGGCGCCGGTCGAGTCAATCGGCGTGCCCCGCCTGATCGTGTCGATGAGCGTCATGGGAGTCATCGTTTTCGTTGTCCTGGGAGGCATCTATGCCGGGATGGTGACCGCGACAGAGGCTGGCGCCATCGGAGCCTTTTCGGCACTTTTGGCAGCCATAGTGCTCGGTCAGTTCAGCCTCAGGTTCCTCAGGGACAGTTTTCTTGAGACCGTGAAGATTACCAGTATGGTGATGCTGATCCTTATCGGGGCACAAATTTTCGGTAAGTTCGTCACCCTGTCGCTGCTGCCTCGTCGTCTGATCGATCTGCTAGGGCCGCTCGTCGACAACCCCGTAGCGATGATCGCGATCCTCTCAGCGGTCTTCTTCATCCTCTTCATGTTCATCGAGGGCGCCGCTGTGATCTTGATGACCATCCCAGTCATATTGCCCATCATCAACGCGATGAATATGGACCTTCTGTGGTTCGGTGTCTTCGTTGCCATGATTTGTACCGTTGGACTGATCACTCCTCCGGTCGGCCTGAGTGTGTATGCCGTGTCAGGGGCCAGCGGCGTGTCTTCAGGCGGAATATTCAAGTACGCAACAGGTTTTGCGGTCCTCGCGGTGTTGATCGTGGCAGCGATGATGACGATCTTCCCGCAAATGGCCACATGGCTGCCCTCGGTCGCCGCTTGA
- a CDS encoding TRAP transporter small permease — MFSGFVILLLMLFIVADVIMRNVFHNSIPGGFEIAQNYFLPLSVFLALPYVYGTGTLPKMDLLMHRFPVGVQSAVIYLLLGLEVLVFLALTFFSFGYAVDSLDRGRAFPAGGLLLPIWPVLFLVPVSFLMMFIEAVFTISKNVARGSVTYSLGTDAPEGI; from the coding sequence GTGTTCAGCGGCTTCGTCATTCTGTTGCTGATGTTGTTCATTGTCGCCGATGTCATCATGAGAAACGTCTTCCATAACTCAATTCCGGGTGGCTTCGAGATCGCCCAGAACTACTTCCTTCCCCTGTCTGTTTTCCTAGCCTTGCCATATGTGTATGGCACGGGCACGTTGCCCAAGATGGATTTGCTGATGCACCGGTTTCCGGTAGGCGTGCAGAGCGCAGTGATCTATCTTCTTCTTGGTCTCGAGGTGCTTGTTTTCTTGGCGCTTACCTTCTTTAGCTTTGGGTATGCTGTTGATTCGTTGGACCGCGGCCGCGCCTTTCCGGCTGGTGGTTTGTTGCTTCCCATTTGGCCGGTGTTGTTCTTGGTGCCCGTGAGTTTCCTGATGATGTTCATCGAGGCAGTTTTCACTATATCCAAGAATGTGGCTCGAGGTTCTGTTACTTATTCACTTGGGACTGACGCGCCAGAAGGGATCTGA
- a CDS encoding ERCC4 domain-containing protein: MVDDFLIARNPGPDSRLPYLVRIPLGEGVVLKTKDVWPRTAKFYCHRTHEWPEDAEIIERVPARSCTSRGAAIDLLLDRRRESRSQFVITRIRGGRQAIFWQTARTTKQARPNVGLPTARAQGVEDLQILVDSHERYPWRFTHQQAVTKRWGLPCGDYAVTDGEQVAAAVERKSLADLSSSLTSGKLTYVLVELNDLPHAAVVVEERYSQVFALEHVRPAVVAEAIAESQGRFSTVPIIFAENRQLAQEWTYRFLAAAREELRMGAPTAEAISTMAAANPAPPAGPTPREIRAWTREHGWTVFDRGRIPAEVRRAYEQGRPVERSRPAAPSSARS; encoded by the coding sequence GTGGTGGACGACTTCCTCATCGCCCGCAACCCCGGGCCGGACAGCCGCTTGCCGTACCTGGTGCGCATCCCGCTCGGGGAGGGGGTCGTGCTCAAGACGAAGGACGTGTGGCCGCGCACAGCCAAGTTCTACTGCCACCGCACCCACGAGTGGCCCGAGGACGCGGAGATCATCGAGCGCGTCCCCGCCCGTTCTTGCACTTCACGCGGAGCAGCGATCGACCTCCTCCTCGACCGGCGGCGGGAGAGCCGCTCCCAGTTCGTCATCACCCGCATCCGCGGGGGTCGGCAGGCGATCTTCTGGCAGACCGCGCGCACGACCAAGCAGGCCCGGCCCAACGTCGGTCTGCCGACCGCGCGGGCGCAGGGGGTGGAGGACCTGCAGATCCTCGTGGACAGCCACGAGCGGTACCCGTGGCGGTTCACCCACCAGCAGGCCGTGACGAAGCGTTGGGGGTTGCCCTGCGGCGACTACGCCGTCACCGACGGAGAGCAGGTCGCCGCCGCCGTCGAGCGCAAGAGCCTGGCCGACCTCAGCTCGAGCCTCACCAGCGGCAAGCTCACGTACGTCCTGGTCGAGCTGAATGACCTGCCGCACGCGGCGGTCGTCGTCGAGGAGCGGTACTCGCAGGTCTTCGCCCTCGAGCACGTGCGTCCGGCCGTCGTCGCCGAGGCGATCGCGGAGAGCCAGGGGCGGTTCTCGACCGTGCCGATCATCTTCGCCGAGAACCGACAGCTCGCACAGGAGTGGACCTACCGCTTCCTCGCGGCTGCACGGGAGGAGCTGCGCATGGGTGCCCCCACCGCGGAGGCCATCTCGACCATGGCCGCGGCCAACCCGGCACCTCCGGCCGGACCGACGCCGCGCGAGATCCGGGCCTGGACGAGGGAGCACGGGTGGACGGTCTTCGACCGTGGACGCATCCCCGCCGAGGTGCGGCGAGCGTACGAGCAGGGTAGACCCGTCGAGCGATCTCGCCCTGCTGCGCCGTCGTCGGCTCGATCGTGA
- a CDS encoding ATP-binding protein, producing MDIADLQPIELFAGLTTGQLEELLAAGEEVAFAPDERIWDEGGHADHWWVLIDGVVELVRRSEREDMVVGRMDAPGRWAGGFRAWVQTGRYLAGARGLVAGRMLKVPASDLRDLTARWFPFGSHLIKGVYGMALYVESTARQRDSLAALGKLAAGLAHEINNPSAAATRATAALGTADDTLFTALSELAAQGITAEQFTALDDLRRDLASRPAPAYVDRVDIEDALAERLDASGVDRSWVAAPVLASANADEQWCERLAGVVDPRSLQAGLDWIVASLQSTVLRAEIAESTRRISELVAAVRSYSQLDRAPLQQLSVTEGIESTLLVLGHQLREGTVEVVKDYADVPTIEGYAGELNQVWTNLIGNALDAMGGTGTLRITTRPGADDGVVVEIRDSGPGMPPEVAARAFEAFFSTKPVGQGTGLGLDIAQRIVVERHGGTIEIESEPGDTVFRVCLPAAPPPT from the coding sequence GTGGACATCGCCGACCTGCAACCGATCGAGCTCTTCGCCGGGCTGACCACCGGACAGCTCGAGGAGCTCCTGGCCGCCGGCGAGGAGGTCGCCTTCGCGCCCGACGAGCGGATCTGGGACGAAGGGGGTCACGCCGACCACTGGTGGGTGCTCATCGACGGGGTCGTCGAGCTGGTCAGGCGCAGCGAACGAGAGGACATGGTGGTCGGACGCATGGACGCCCCCGGCCGGTGGGCCGGCGGGTTCCGGGCCTGGGTGCAGACCGGCCGCTACCTCGCCGGCGCCCGAGGTCTCGTCGCCGGACGCATGCTCAAGGTGCCGGCGAGCGACTTGCGCGACCTGACCGCGCGGTGGTTCCCCTTCGGCAGCCACCTCATCAAGGGCGTCTACGGCATGGCCCTGTACGTCGAGTCGACGGCCCGCCAACGCGACTCGTTGGCGGCCCTCGGCAAGCTCGCGGCCGGGCTCGCTCACGAGATCAACAACCCGTCGGCCGCGGCCACGCGGGCCACGGCCGCGCTGGGAACGGCTGACGACACCCTCTTCACCGCTCTCAGTGAGCTGGCCGCGCAGGGCATCACCGCCGAGCAGTTCACCGCGCTGGACGACCTGCGCCGCGACCTGGCCTCACGGCCCGCCCCGGCATACGTGGACCGCGTCGACATCGAGGACGCACTCGCCGAGCGTCTCGACGCGAGCGGGGTCGACCGCAGCTGGGTGGCCGCGCCGGTGCTGGCCTCGGCCAACGCCGACGAGCAGTGGTGCGAGCGCCTCGCGGGGGTGGTCGACCCGCGGTCGCTGCAGGCCGGTCTGGACTGGATCGTGGCGAGCCTGCAGTCCACGGTGCTCCGGGCGGAGATCGCCGAGTCGACGCGACGGATCTCGGAGCTGGTCGCGGCGGTGCGCTCCTACTCGCAGCTGGACCGCGCCCCGCTGCAACAGCTCAGCGTCACCGAGGGCATCGAGAGCACACTGCTGGTGCTGGGGCACCAGCTGCGCGAGGGCACGGTCGAGGTCGTCAAGGACTACGCCGACGTGCCGACCATCGAGGGTTACGCCGGCGAACTCAACCAGGTGTGGACCAACCTCATCGGCAATGCGCTCGACGCCATGGGCGGGACCGGGACGTTGCGCATCACCACCCGCCCCGGCGCCGATGATGGTGTCGTCGTCGAGATCCGCGACTCGGGACCCGGCATGCCGCCGGAGGTCGCCGCGCGGGCCTTCGAGGCCTTCTTCAGCACCAAGCCGGTCGGGCAGGGCACCGGTCTCGGGCTGGACATCGCCCAGCGGATCGTCGTCGAGCGGCATGGCGGCACCATCGAGATCGAGTCCGAGCCGGGCGACACGGTCTTCCGCGTCTGCCTGCCCGCCGCACCGCCGCCCACGTGA
- a CDS encoding FAD-dependent oxidoreductase has product MSKPVILTVDDDPMVSAAITRDLREQYGREYRVLGTTSGAEALEVLGKLALRDQAVALIVADQRMPEMTGIEMLERAHLQAPTAKQLLLTAYADTDAAIRAINKVGLDYYLLKPWDPPDERLYPIVDDLLGDWRSANPTHTAELRVVGHRWSERSHATKTFLTRNHVPYRWIDIEEGPEGPRLLEAAGVASDRLPLVLVPDGASLCSPSSMELAGALGLRTRADQTLYDVCIVGGGPAGLASAVYAASEGLRTVIVEREAPGGQAGQSASIENYLGFPRGLSGSDLTQRAVAQVIRFGAEMVVARDVIGLEQRGPVRAVLLDGPATDGPDGAGQAEVEARSVIVTTGVSYRRLGASTLDEFTGRGVYYGTTASEASQVAGDEIYVVGAANSAGQAALNLARHASHVTLLVRGADVADGMSSYLVDRILAADNIAVRHHSEAIAGSGDGHLQSLTLRDRDSGATEEVATSWLFVFIGAVPRTDWLGEAIVRDDKGFVLTGPEMLRAADGAWGLPRGPFALETSLPGVFAAGDVRLDSMKRVASAVGEGAMAVHFVHRYLATTCGASWTSPTCNRSSSSPG; this is encoded by the coding sequence ATGAGCAAACCAGTCATCCTCACGGTCGACGACGACCCGATGGTGTCCGCCGCGATCACCCGCGACCTGCGCGAGCAGTACGGCAGGGAGTACCGGGTGCTGGGTACGACCTCGGGCGCGGAGGCGCTCGAGGTCCTCGGCAAGCTGGCCCTGCGCGACCAAGCGGTCGCGCTCATCGTCGCCGACCAGCGGATGCCGGAGATGACCGGCATCGAAATGCTCGAGCGGGCCCACCTCCAGGCACCGACGGCCAAGCAGCTGCTCCTCACCGCCTACGCCGACACCGACGCTGCGATCCGCGCGATCAACAAGGTCGGACTCGACTACTACCTGCTCAAACCCTGGGACCCGCCGGACGAGCGTCTCTACCCCATCGTCGACGACCTGCTCGGCGACTGGCGCAGCGCCAACCCCACCCACACCGCCGAGCTCCGGGTGGTGGGCCACCGGTGGTCCGAGCGCAGCCACGCGACCAAGACCTTCCTCACCCGCAACCACGTGCCCTACCGGTGGATCGACATCGAGGAGGGGCCGGAGGGCCCGCGCCTTCTGGAGGCGGCGGGGGTGGCGAGCGACCGGCTGCCGCTGGTGCTCGTGCCCGACGGCGCGTCCCTGTGCTCCCCCTCGAGCATGGAGCTCGCTGGCGCCCTCGGGCTGCGCACCCGAGCAGACCAGACGCTCTACGACGTGTGCATCGTCGGCGGCGGACCCGCTGGGCTGGCGTCGGCGGTGTACGCCGCCTCGGAAGGATTGCGCACGGTGATCGTCGAGCGCGAAGCGCCCGGCGGGCAGGCCGGCCAGAGCGCCTCGATCGAGAACTACCTCGGCTTCCCCCGCGGCCTCAGCGGGTCCGACCTCACCCAGCGTGCGGTCGCCCAAGTCATCCGCTTCGGGGCCGAGATGGTGGTCGCCCGGGACGTCATCGGGCTCGAGCAGCGCGGACCGGTGCGCGCCGTCCTCCTAGACGGTCCGGCGACGGACGGCCCGGACGGCGCCGGGCAGGCAGAGGTCGAGGCCCGGTCGGTGATCGTCACCACCGGCGTCTCCTACCGCCGGCTCGGCGCGAGCACCCTGGACGAGTTCACCGGGCGGGGAGTCTACTACGGGACAACGGCGAGCGAGGCCAGTCAGGTGGCCGGGGACGAGATCTACGTCGTCGGTGCGGCCAACTCGGCGGGGCAGGCCGCGTTGAACCTCGCCCGGCATGCCTCGCACGTCACGCTCCTCGTTCGCGGTGCCGACGTCGCCGACGGGATGTCGAGCTACCTCGTCGACCGCATCCTCGCTGCCGACAACATCGCCGTCCGTCACCACAGCGAGGCGATCGCCGGCAGCGGCGACGGCCACCTGCAGTCCCTCACCCTGCGCGACCGCGACTCCGGCGCCACCGAGGAGGTCGCGACGAGCTGGCTCTTCGTCTTCATCGGCGCGGTCCCCCGCACCGACTGGCTGGGCGAGGCGATCGTGCGTGATGACAAGGGCTTCGTGCTCACGGGCCCGGAGATGCTCCGCGCCGCCGACGGAGCGTGGGGGCTGCCGCGCGGACCGTTCGCCCTCGAGACGAGCCTGCCGGGCGTCTTCGCCGCCGGCGACGTGCGGCTGGACTCGATGAAACGAGTCGCCTCCGCCGTCGGCGAGGGCGCCATGGCGGTGCACTTCGTCCACCGCTACCTCGCCACCACCTGCGGAGCCTCGTGGACATCGCCGACCTGCAACCGATCGAGCTCTTCGCCGGGCTGA
- a CDS encoding APC family permease, producing MGRTNTPPAPAEGQLKRSLGRVETFFIGFGAMIGFGWITTTSTWLNDAGTLGAALGFVIGGAIMALVGLVYAELVSAMPRAGGEHNYLLRGFGPRLAFIGSWGIVGGYISVAAFEAVAIPRTIAYIVPEVYSVPLWTVADSDVYLVWALIGTATAALLTALNIRGIKSASLLQTSVVLFLIVMALAMIGLTFFEGDVSNAQPLFVDSAGLLAVLVVVPFFFVGFDVIPQSAEEINVPPRKIGRLVLISVTMATLFYIVIILTTSTALPAAEMQDFDLATADAMDALAGGFGSNLVIAGGLAGLTTSWNAFLIGASRLMWAMARSGMLPTWFAKLHPTHRTPSNALIFIGTVCAIAPFFGEVMMGWLVASSSPSIVITYLLVSVVFLVLRRHEPTMDRPLRIGGRAPGGGAAIGVAAVIATACLLALYIPGMPAALDIQPYVIFGLWWLLGLVFLIRLPGGVRPGPEAEDDLLGKLAERGRGPRAHS from the coding sequence ATGGGACGGACGAACACGCCACCGGCTCCCGCCGAGGGGCAGCTGAAGCGCTCCCTGGGGCGCGTGGAGACCTTCTTCATCGGCTTCGGCGCGATGATCGGCTTCGGTTGGATCACGACGACGAGCACCTGGCTCAACGACGCCGGGACGCTCGGCGCAGCGCTCGGATTCGTCATCGGCGGCGCCATCATGGCCCTCGTCGGGCTCGTCTACGCGGAGCTGGTGTCGGCGATGCCGCGCGCGGGAGGGGAGCACAACTACCTCTTGCGCGGCTTCGGTCCGCGACTGGCCTTCATCGGGTCCTGGGGGATCGTCGGTGGCTACATCAGTGTCGCCGCATTCGAGGCCGTGGCGATCCCGAGGACCATCGCCTACATCGTGCCCGAGGTGTACTCGGTACCGCTGTGGACCGTCGCGGACTCGGACGTCTACCTGGTGTGGGCGCTCATCGGGACCGCCACGGCGGCGCTCCTCACGGCCCTGAACATCCGCGGCATCAAGTCCGCCAGCCTCCTGCAGACCTCGGTCGTCCTCTTTCTCATCGTCATGGCCCTGGCCATGATCGGCCTGACCTTCTTCGAGGGCGACGTCAGCAACGCACAACCGCTCTTCGTCGACAGCGCCGGGCTGCTGGCCGTGCTGGTCGTCGTGCCCTTCTTCTTCGTCGGCTTCGACGTCATCCCGCAGTCGGCGGAGGAGATCAACGTCCCTCCGCGCAAGATCGGCCGGCTGGTGCTCATCTCGGTGACGATGGCCACGCTCTTCTACATCGTCATCATCCTGACCACATCGACGGCCCTTCCGGCAGCGGAGATGCAGGACTTCGACCTCGCGACCGCCGATGCGATGGACGCACTCGCCGGTGGGTTCGGTAGCAACCTCGTCATCGCCGGCGGGCTCGCGGGGTTGACGACATCGTGGAACGCCTTCCTCATCGGTGCTTCCCGGCTGATGTGGGCCATGGCCAGGTCGGGCATGTTGCCGACGTGGTTCGCGAAGCTGCACCCGACTCACCGCACCCCGAGCAATGCCCTGATCTTCATCGGCACTGTCTGCGCGATCGCGCCCTTCTTCGGAGAGGTGATGATGGGCTGGCTCGTCGCCTCCAGCTCACCGTCGATCGTGATCACGTACTTGCTCGTGTCCGTCGTCTTCCTCGTGCTGCGGCGACACGAGCCCACGATGGACCGACCCCTGAGGATCGGTGGCCGTGCGCCGGGCGGCGGGGCAGCGATCGGCGTGGCAGCCGTGATCGCCACCGCGTGCCTGCTGGCCCTCTACATACCCGGCATGCCTGCCGCGCTCGACATCCAGCCCTACGTCATCTTCGGGCTCTGGTGGCTGCTGGGCCTGGTGTTCCTCATCCGCCTCCCCGGTGGCGTCAGGCCCGGGCCAGAGGCCGAGGACGACCTTCTCGGCAAGCTGGCCGAGCGTGGCCGTGGTCCGCGGGCGCACTCTTGA